A section of the Agarivorans litoreus genome encodes:
- a CDS encoding ABC transporter substrate-binding protein, whose translation MVFINPGKAEESFWQDVDLFANAAAKRLALDYRTFHGERNHYSMIKHIEWMINNQRLPDYLMLVNEKQALPRMLSLLEGQPVYVLVLLNDVSVEQQQLRNNNPHWQHYLLSCIVPNNLWAGYQTAQSMYLNAEQVVGEAVIISGDKTTPASVERTAGAADFFQHQAGIDLKQVIYGHWDEQRSYQQTKVLLKRYPDLKYLWTANDHMAFGSIKAIKELGKQPGRDVIVGTVNTSQQALLMREQGEISALAGGHFTAAGWGLSLIHRHIQGQTLPSKVNIPLFVMLQPGTEAFDTVKQKNWDAVMFENLLLEAGNPLSFQFTE comes from the coding sequence GTGGTTTTTATAAACCCCGGTAAAGCTGAAGAAAGCTTTTGGCAAGACGTAGATTTATTTGCTAATGCTGCCGCTAAGCGTTTAGCGCTTGATTACCGTACTTTTCATGGAGAGCGTAATCATTACTCAATGATTAAGCACATCGAATGGATGATCAATAATCAGCGGCTGCCCGATTACCTCATGCTAGTGAATGAGAAGCAAGCCTTGCCACGTATGCTTAGTCTGCTAGAAGGACAACCGGTTTATGTATTGGTGTTGCTTAATGATGTGAGTGTCGAACAACAACAGCTTCGTAATAATAACCCCCATTGGCAACATTACTTGCTGTCTTGCATCGTGCCTAACAATTTGTGGGCGGGTTATCAAACGGCCCAATCCATGTATTTAAATGCCGAACAAGTGGTTGGTGAAGCGGTAATTATCTCGGGAGATAAAACCACCCCTGCCTCAGTAGAGCGTACCGCCGGTGCTGCCGATTTTTTTCAACATCAAGCCGGTATTGACTTAAAGCAAGTTATTTATGGCCATTGGGATGAGCAACGAAGCTACCAACAAACCAAAGTTTTACTGAAACGTTACCCCGATTTGAAATACCTGTGGACAGCTAATGATCACATGGCTTTTGGTAGTATTAAAGCGATTAAAGAATTAGGAAAGCAACCAGGTAGAGATGTGATTGTTGGCACCGTGAATACCTCCCAACAAGCCCTATTAATGCGTGAACAGGGAGAAATTAGCGCCTTGGCAGGTGGCCATTTTACCGCTGCAGGTTGGGGACTGAGCTTGATTCACCGGCATATTCAAGGACAAACACTGCCAAGTAAAGTGAATATTCCCTTGTTTGTCATGTTGCAGCCAGGGACAGAGGCTTTTGATACAGTAAAACAAAAAAACTGGGATGCCGTGATGTTTGAGAACTTGTTGCTAGAAGCCGGTAATCCGCTTAGCTTTCAGTTTACTGAGTAG
- a CDS encoding sensor domain-containing diguanylate cyclase, with protein MKGAFKLRTPIAKRLVILIVSASTLFALLSVAVQLAFNFSGAVKNAEQWVDEYNQANLSAIERAVWEIDYQLLDDLLQGFVRQQYVSSVHFSTDEGMASGVGEADLSQKFYVYSLDHQGTALGKLTVGLDLSLIKQDIKAQALVILLTNGLKTFLMSMIILLLVGRIVTGDLRRLAEAADQIFTEEQQIVQLPSKLLKRNDEIGLVASSMQQLQQRLQRGLNARLEAEQQLHQHRQALEETVEQRTSVLNWQTEANQLLSEISLSFLNQTSSNSKALLQRATSAIGSLFPVERVVVLEFERQQAIYRDVWSVPGHLAPIEPVDLSQLSELKRRLVSVAPIVVNDVEKLKRQAPAEYQLLTHYGIKSFVGIPLSDGNKAFGLLNCVSLSYCAIWDDYQVVLLSQFAAAISGLLINEKNDQAMNRLQNELLQVNERLQVLAETDELTGLVNRRPFKRELNRAVTSARRHKSQLAVLMADIDYFKAYNDHYGHVQGDEALKLVAKALNEVVKRSEDCVARVGGEEFAILVSDANQDELPKMAERLVKEVAKLQIEHADSQVSSVLTISVGGVLIEPDDVIDPTKLLELADTCLYKAKHQGRNQAVLDLDV; from the coding sequence ATGAAAGGGGCTTTTAAACTTCGCACTCCTATTGCCAAACGATTAGTTATTTTAATCGTAAGCGCTAGCACCTTGTTTGCTTTGTTATCTGTGGCGGTGCAACTGGCGTTTAATTTTTCTGGCGCAGTTAAAAACGCTGAGCAGTGGGTTGATGAATACAACCAAGCTAACTTGAGCGCGATAGAGCGAGCAGTATGGGAAATTGATTACCAGCTGCTGGATGATTTGCTGCAAGGTTTTGTTCGGCAGCAATACGTGTCATCGGTTCATTTCTCAACCGACGAAGGTATGGCTTCGGGCGTTGGTGAAGCAGACTTAAGCCAGAAATTTTATGTTTATTCACTCGACCACCAAGGCACTGCGCTGGGCAAACTTACGGTTGGCCTAGACTTATCCTTGATCAAGCAAGATATAAAAGCCCAAGCTTTAGTTATATTGCTAACCAATGGCTTAAAAACCTTTTTAATGAGCATGATTATTTTATTGCTTGTGGGGCGTATTGTGACAGGCGACTTACGACGTTTAGCCGAGGCTGCCGATCAGATATTTACCGAAGAGCAGCAGATTGTTCAGTTGCCTAGTAAGCTACTAAAACGTAATGATGAAATTGGCCTAGTGGCCAGCTCCATGCAACAGCTACAACAACGTTTGCAACGTGGCTTAAATGCCCGTTTAGAAGCCGAGCAGCAGTTGCATCAGCACCGGCAGGCGTTAGAAGAAACCGTTGAACAACGCACCTCGGTGCTTAATTGGCAAACCGAGGCCAATCAATTGCTATCCGAGATATCCCTGTCTTTTTTAAATCAAACATCCAGTAATTCAAAAGCATTGTTACAGCGAGCCACCTCAGCCATAGGCAGTTTGTTCCCAGTAGAGCGGGTGGTGGTTTTGGAATTTGAGCGCCAGCAAGCGATTTATCGCGATGTATGGAGTGTGCCTGGGCATTTAGCGCCTATAGAGCCGGTGGACTTAAGCCAACTTAGTGAGCTAAAGCGGCGTTTGGTGAGTGTAGCGCCTATAGTTGTAAACGATGTGGAAAAGCTTAAACGGCAAGCCCCCGCCGAATATCAGCTACTTACTCACTACGGAATTAAGTCCTTTGTAGGTATTCCCTTAAGTGATGGTAATAAGGCTTTTGGTTTACTGAATTGTGTGAGCTTGAGCTATTGCGCAATTTGGGATGATTACCAAGTTGTATTGTTAAGTCAATTTGCCGCTGCCATTAGTGGTTTGTTAATTAATGAAAAAAACGATCAGGCAATGAATCGTCTGCAAAACGAACTGCTGCAGGTGAATGAACGCTTGCAGGTACTAGCTGAAACCGATGAACTAACAGGTTTGGTTAACCGTAGGCCGTTTAAGCGAGAATTAAACCGCGCTGTAACCAGTGCCAGAAGGCACAAATCCCAGTTGGCAGTGCTAATGGCCGACATCGATTACTTTAAAGCTTATAACGACCACTACGGACATGTGCAAGGTGATGAAGCCCTAAAGCTAGTAGCCAAAGCTCTGAACGAAGTGGTAAAGCGTAGTGAAGATTGTGTGGCGCGGGTCGGTGGTGAAGAGTTTGCCATCTTAGTCTCTGATGCCAACCAAGACGAGCTGCCCAAAATGGCTGAGCGGCTGGTTAAAGAGGTTGCCAAATTACAAATTGAGCATGCAGATTCGCAAGT